Proteins found in one Physeter macrocephalus isolate SW-GA chromosome 17, ASM283717v5, whole genome shotgun sequence genomic segment:
- the LOC102974179 gene encoding protein VAC14 homolog isoform X4, translated as MTSSTNAEGGSAGDRQTKGNGDPEKGRDRDPANASQSAAELGKPCPEMPDSQFLFLNRLVREFVAQNNTVQIKHVIQTLSQEFALSQHPHSRKGGLIGLAACSIALGKDIVTESNKFDLVGFIPLLRERIYSNNQYARQFIISWILVLESVPDINLLDYLPEILDGLFQILGDNGKEIRKI; from the exons ACAAAGGGAAACGGAGACCCAGAAAAGGGAAGGGACCGTGACCCAGCCAACGCCTCCCAGTCAGCAGCAGAACTGGGAAAGCCCTGCCCCGAGATGCCCGACTCCCAGTTCCTCTTTCTAAACAg GCTGGTCCGGGAGTTCGTGGCCCAGAACAACACCGTGCAGATCAAGCATGTGATCCAGACGCTGTCTCAGGAGTTTGCCCTGTCCCAGCACCCGCACAGCCGGAAAGGGGGCCTTATCGGCCTGGCCGCCTGCTCCATCGCGCTGGGCAAG GACATCGTGACGGAGAGCAACAAGTTCGACCTGGTGGGCTTCATCCCCTTGCTGCGGGAGAGGATTTATTCCAACAACCAGTATGCCCGGCAGTTCATCATCTCCTGG ATCCTGGTTCTGGAGTCCGTGCCAGACATTAACCTGCTGGATTATTTGCCAGAGATCCTGGATGGACTCTTCCAGATCCTGGGCGACAACGGCAAAGAGATTCGGAAAAT aTGA
- the LOC102974179 gene encoding protein VAC14 homolog isoform X1 encodes MTSSTNAEGGSAGDRQTKGNGDPEKGRDRDPANASQSAAELGKPCPEMPDSQFLFLNRLVREFVAQNNTVQIKHVIQTLSQEFALSQHPHSRKGGLIGLAACSIALGKDIVTESNKFDLVGFIPLLRERIYSNNQYARQFIISWILVLESVPDINLLDYLPEILDGLFQILGDNGKEIRKMCEVVLGEFLKEIKKNPSSVKFAEMANILVIHCQTTDENIGTLTFSSVLYKNECVNTVLPATALKKNKFN; translated from the exons ACAAAGGGAAACGGAGACCCAGAAAAGGGAAGGGACCGTGACCCAGCCAACGCCTCCCAGTCAGCAGCAGAACTGGGAAAGCCCTGCCCCGAGATGCCCGACTCCCAGTTCCTCTTTCTAAACAg GCTGGTCCGGGAGTTCGTGGCCCAGAACAACACCGTGCAGATCAAGCATGTGATCCAGACGCTGTCTCAGGAGTTTGCCCTGTCCCAGCACCCGCACAGCCGGAAAGGGGGCCTTATCGGCCTGGCCGCCTGCTCCATCGCGCTGGGCAAG GACATCGTGACGGAGAGCAACAAGTTCGACCTGGTGGGCTTCATCCCCTTGCTGCGGGAGAGGATTTATTCCAACAACCAGTATGCCCGGCAGTTCATCATCTCCTGG ATCCTGGTTCTGGAGTCCGTGCCAGACATTAACCTGCTGGATTATTTGCCAGAGATCCTGGATGGACTCTTCCAGATCCTGGGCGACAACGGCAAAGAGATTCGGAAAAT GTGTGAGGTGGTCCTTGGAgaattcttgaaggaaattaaaaagaaccCCTCCAGTGTTAAGTTTGCTGAGATGGCCAACATCCTGGTGATCCACTGCCAGACCACGG aTGAGAACATTGGAACACTGACATTTTCATCTGTTCTGTATAAGAATGAGTGTGTCAACACAGTGCTCCCAGCTACAGCactgaaaaaaaacaagtttaattaA